A genomic stretch from Halopiger aswanensis includes:
- a CDS encoding amidohydrolase gives MTTLSITGGRVLRPDATVTRADVLVDQDTGEILEIGSDLAGEGDETLDAEGALVTPGFVNGHCHVAMTLLRGYADDKPLDAWLQEDIWPAEGELTAEDVRIGAELGLLEMIKSGTTAFADMYFHVPEIAAAVEQAGLRARLGHGIVTVAKDDEGARADAETSLEVAREYDGTADGRISTAFMPHSLTTVGTEYLEEFVPKAREAGVPIHYHANETADEVAPIVEEEGVRPLAYAAERGMLEPEDFLAHGVHVDDSEIELLAEAGAGVIHCPASNMKLASGMAPVQRMRDAGVTVGLGTDGAASNNDLSMLDEARDAAMLGKLAADDASAVPAEAVTEMLTRGSADAIGLESGRLEEGAPADLAVIDLETAHLTPRHDLVSHLAYAAAAADVRHTVCDGRVLMRDREVLTLDEVAVRERAQEAAEALSARASGEE, from the coding sequence ATGACGACGCTTTCGATCACCGGCGGCCGGGTGCTCCGACCCGACGCGACGGTGACGCGTGCGGACGTACTGGTCGACCAGGACACCGGCGAAATCCTCGAGATCGGATCCGACCTCGCGGGTGAGGGCGACGAGACCCTCGACGCCGAGGGTGCGCTGGTGACCCCCGGCTTCGTCAACGGCCACTGCCACGTCGCGATGACGCTGCTTCGGGGCTACGCCGACGACAAACCGCTGGACGCGTGGCTCCAGGAGGACATCTGGCCCGCGGAGGGCGAACTGACCGCCGAGGACGTCCGGATCGGCGCCGAACTCGGCCTCCTCGAGATGATCAAGTCCGGGACGACGGCCTTCGCAGACATGTACTTCCACGTCCCCGAGATCGCCGCCGCGGTCGAGCAGGCGGGGCTGCGGGCCCGCCTCGGTCACGGCATCGTCACCGTCGCCAAGGACGACGAGGGCGCCCGCGCGGACGCCGAGACGAGCCTCGAGGTCGCCCGCGAGTACGACGGCACCGCGGACGGCCGGATCTCGACCGCCTTCATGCCCCACTCGCTGACGACCGTTGGGACGGAGTACTTAGAGGAGTTCGTCCCGAAGGCCCGCGAGGCCGGCGTCCCGATTCACTACCACGCCAACGAGACCGCTGACGAGGTCGCGCCGATCGTCGAGGAGGAGGGCGTCCGCCCGCTGGCCTACGCCGCCGAGCGCGGGATGCTCGAGCCCGAGGACTTCCTCGCCCACGGCGTCCACGTCGACGACAGCGAGATCGAACTGCTCGCGGAAGCGGGCGCAGGTGTGATCCACTGCCCCGCCTCGAACATGAAACTCGCCAGCGGGATGGCGCCGGTCCAGCGCATGCGCGACGCCGGCGTCACCGTCGGACTCGGCACGGACGGGGCAGCCTCGAACAACGACCTCTCCATGCTCGACGAGGCCCGCGACGCGGCCATGCTCGGTAAACTCGCCGCCGACGACGCCTCGGCGGTGCCGGCGGAAGCGGTGACGGAGATGCTGACCCGAGGCAGCGCGGACGCGATCGGCCTCGAGAGCGGTCGCCTCGAGGAAGGTGCGCCCGCCGACCTCGCGGTGATCGACCTCGAGACGGCCCACCTGACGCCGCGCCACGATCTGGTGAGCCACCTCGCCTACGCCGCGGCGGCGGCCGACGTCCGCCACACGGTCTGCGACGGCCGAGTGCTCATGCGCGACCGCGAGGTGCTAACCCTCGACGAGGTGGCGGTTCGCGAACGGGCCCAGGAGGCGGCCGAAGCGCTGTCGGCCCGGGCCAGCGGCGAAGAGTGA
- a CDS encoding stage II sporulation protein M, whose translation MNGPEDGAAGDGAGRSPDGNEAGGTDGDGDGDGDGGFEFGPDRQTVPDERGGTGSNRTTADEDGGIAVDLADDRTAEPSGTDPGAEPTASSAGAGPDPATIRTWSTLLLALAIAAFGTAVVIVATTDDPTPAAGAGALGVVFGAVGATARSGRTRLVATLAAGWDEYRRSVWFATGLFAIGTIGGIALLLAGYDLLEMVAELFEEMLPELEDEAGSIELTATFFILNNSRAFLMAIAGALTLGLLTAFVMVFNGIIIGNMGASIGQSVGIDYILVGLAPHGIFELPALFIAAGVGFRIIYRFGERVLGSRDAFFTKPYLARTAALIAFGWLLLVLAAFVEAYVTTVLLESLFADRLAGMGGTAIP comes from the coding sequence ATGAACGGACCCGAGGACGGTGCGGCCGGTGATGGCGCCGGCCGCAGTCCAGACGGCAACGAAGCCGGGGGAACGGATGGGGATGGGGATGGGGACGGAGACGGCGGCTTCGAGTTCGGCCCCGACCGCCAGACCGTTCCCGACGAGCGGGGCGGTACCGGTTCGAACCGAACGACGGCAGACGAGGACGGGGGGATCGCCGTCGATCTCGCCGACGATCGGACGGCCGAACCGTCGGGGACGGATCCCGGTGCCGAACCGACCGCCTCGAGCGCCGGCGCCGGTCCCGATCCGGCCACTATCCGCACCTGGTCGACGCTCCTACTCGCGCTCGCGATCGCGGCGTTCGGGACGGCAGTCGTCATCGTCGCGACTACCGACGATCCGACTCCCGCCGCCGGCGCGGGGGCCCTCGGGGTCGTGTTCGGTGCGGTCGGCGCCACCGCCCGGTCGGGACGGACGCGGCTCGTCGCTACGTTGGCGGCTGGCTGGGACGAATACCGCCGTTCCGTCTGGTTCGCGACCGGGTTGTTCGCGATCGGGACCATCGGCGGCATCGCCCTCCTGCTGGCCGGCTACGACCTGCTCGAGATGGTCGCCGAACTCTTCGAGGAGATGCTCCCCGAACTCGAGGACGAGGCGGGTTCGATCGAACTGACCGCTACGTTCTTCATTCTGAACAACTCGCGTGCGTTCCTGATGGCGATCGCCGGCGCGCTGACGCTCGGCCTACTCACGGCGTTCGTGATGGTCTTCAACGGGATCATCATCGGCAACATGGGCGCCTCGATCGGGCAGAGCGTCGGCATCGATTACATCCTCGTCGGGCTGGCGCCCCACGGGATCTTCGAACTCCCCGCGCTGTTTATCGCCGCCGGCGTCGGGTTCCGGATCATCTACCGCTTCGGCGAGCGGGTCTTGGGCTCCCGCGACGCCTTCTTCACGAAGCCGTACCTCGCCCGCACCGCCGCACTGATCGCCTTCGGCTGGCTGCTGCTGGTGCTGGCGGCGTTCGTCGAAGCCTACGTGACGACGGTGCTGCTCGAGTCCCTGTTCGCCGACCGACTCGCGGGAATGGGTGGGACGGCTATCCCGTAA
- a CDS encoding RAD55 family ATPase has protein sequence MRLSTGVPGFDELVDGGLLRDRLYIVSGPPGSGKTTFCAQFLTKGAFNGETGLYVSMHESEQELVADMSSFQFGFDQAVNAGQMKFMDVFASETKRFFSSSSRGGSEGPDNVENLTNKLVSYIESNGVERVVIDSTMLLEYYFSDEVDQLITFLTKLKRANATVLVVSEMTDPTSYSDGHYLAHGVLFMHNYLESGGMTRGLQLIKMRGTEIDCDIRPLEFTDRGLRVHPDQKVQS, from the coding sequence ATGCGACTCTCCACGGGAGTCCCGGGGTTCGACGAGTTAGTCGACGGCGGGCTGTTGCGGGACCGGCTCTACATCGTGAGCGGCCCGCCGGGGAGCGGCAAAACGACCTTCTGCGCCCAGTTTCTCACCAAGGGCGCGTTCAACGGCGAAACGGGGCTCTACGTGAGCATGCACGAGTCCGAGCAGGAACTCGTCGCGGACATGTCGTCGTTCCAGTTCGGCTTCGACCAGGCCGTCAACGCGGGCCAGATGAAGTTCATGGACGTCTTCGCGAGCGAGACGAAACGGTTCTTCTCGTCGTCCTCCCGCGGCGGCAGCGAGGGCCCCGACAACGTGGAGAACCTCACGAACAAGCTCGTCTCCTACATCGAATCCAACGGCGTCGAACGCGTCGTCATCGACTCGACGATGTTGCTCGAGTACTACTTCTCCGACGAGGTCGACCAGCTGATCACCTTCCTGACGAAGCTTAAACGCGCCAACGCGACGGTGCTGGTCGTCTCCGAGATGACCGATCCGACCTCCTACTCGGACGGCCACTACCTCGCCCACGGCGTCCTGTTCATGCACAACTACCTCGAGTCGGGCGGGATGACCCGCGGGCTCCAGCTCATCAAGATGCGCGGGACCGAGATCGACTGCGACATCCGCCCCCTCGAGTTCACCGACCGCGGCCTGCGCGTCCACCCGGATCAGAAGGTCCAGAGCTAA
- a CDS encoding heavy metal translocating P-type ATPase, protein MTDHSPDDADRSAGSARARGAQHDDRTPTDSYCSCCRVCNCYRDAPAPDERGARDEHHDGGGGDRDHEAGHKHDHDHDHDHDGGAHVDHAGHEAMFKRRFFVCFALALPVLYFSPMFQEWFGYTAVTFPGSEYVGPVLGVAVFAYGGIPFLRMGAIEARNREPGMMLLISLAITVAFGYSLAAVAFGLGEPFFWELVTLIVIFLLGHWIEMRSVRRASGALDELAALMPDTAERITDPETGEIEEVAVDDLEEGDLVLVRPGANVPADGVVESGESNVNESMVTGESKPVAKEPDDEVIGGTTNRDGSLRVRVAATGEETALAGIVRLVEEAQQSRSRTQVLADRAAGWLFYAALGAAAVTAVAWSLAIGFGLPVVERVVTVLVSACPHALGLAVPLVVAINTSTAARNGMLVRDRIAMEQARNLDTIVFDKTGTLTEGEQGVVDVATTDGWTAEDALALAAAVERDSEHMIAQAIREEAAERDLSVPAVNGFEALEGRGVRATVEPEAVPAVASGGDGSSEREPANGATASDGHTVAVGGPNLLRHLEVEPGPGLERFADEAGSRGEGVVYVLRDERVVGAVALADVIREASYEAIEALHEMGVAVAMLTGDDADVAHSVADDLGIDTVFAEVLPEDKDEKIQELQERGHLVAMVGDGVNDAPALTRADVGIAIGSGTDVAVESAGVVLVENDPRDVARLVRLSRKSYRKMQENIAWAAGYNVFALPLAAGILAPVGIVLSPAVGAILMSASTVIVAINAQLLRRVDLSV, encoded by the coding sequence ATGACCGATCACTCACCCGACGACGCCGACCGCTCGGCCGGATCGGCCCGCGCTCGAGGCGCACAGCACGACGACCGGACGCCGACCGATAGCTACTGCTCGTGTTGTCGGGTCTGTAACTGCTACCGCGACGCGCCGGCACCGGACGAACGCGGAGCCCGCGACGAGCATCACGACGGCGGTGGCGGCGACCGCGACCACGAGGCCGGTCACAAGCACGACCACGACCACGACCACGACCACGACGGCGGCGCCCACGTCGACCACGCCGGCCACGAGGCGATGTTCAAGCGCCGCTTCTTCGTTTGCTTCGCGCTCGCGCTCCCGGTGCTGTACTTCAGCCCGATGTTCCAGGAGTGGTTCGGCTATACGGCGGTGACGTTCCCCGGCAGCGAGTACGTCGGCCCCGTGCTCGGCGTCGCCGTCTTCGCCTACGGCGGGATCCCGTTCCTCCGGATGGGCGCCATCGAGGCCCGCAACCGCGAGCCCGGGATGATGTTGCTGATCTCGTTGGCGATCACCGTCGCCTTCGGCTACAGCCTCGCGGCCGTCGCCTTCGGTCTCGGCGAGCCGTTCTTCTGGGAACTCGTGACGCTGATCGTCATCTTCCTGCTGGGCCACTGGATCGAGATGCGGTCGGTCCGCCGGGCGTCGGGCGCGCTCGACGAACTCGCCGCACTGATGCCCGACACCGCCGAGCGGATCACCGACCCCGAAACGGGCGAGATCGAGGAGGTGGCCGTCGACGACCTCGAGGAAGGCGACCTCGTGCTCGTCCGCCCCGGTGCCAACGTCCCTGCGGATGGCGTCGTCGAGTCCGGCGAGTCCAACGTCAACGAGTCGATGGTGACCGGCGAGTCGAAACCGGTCGCCAAGGAACCGGACGACGAGGTCATCGGCGGGACGACCAACCGGGACGGCAGCCTTCGAGTTCGCGTCGCCGCGACCGGCGAGGAAACGGCGCTGGCGGGGATCGTGCGACTCGTCGAGGAGGCTCAGCAGAGCCGCTCGCGGACGCAGGTGCTGGCCGACCGGGCCGCGGGCTGGCTGTTCTACGCCGCGCTGGGCGCCGCGGCGGTGACGGCCGTCGCCTGGTCGCTCGCGATCGGCTTCGGCCTGCCGGTCGTCGAGCGCGTCGTCACCGTCCTCGTCAGCGCCTGCCCGCACGCGCTCGGGTTGGCGGTCCCGCTGGTCGTCGCGATCAACACCTCGACGGCCGCGCGCAACGGGATGCTCGTCCGCGACCGGATCGCGATGGAGCAGGCGCGGAACCTCGATACGATCGTCTTCGACAAGACCGGGACGCTCACCGAGGGCGAGCAGGGCGTCGTCGACGTGGCGACGACCGACGGCTGGACCGCGGAGGACGCGCTGGCGCTCGCGGCCGCCGTCGAGCGCGACTCCGAGCACATGATCGCCCAGGCGATCCGCGAGGAGGCCGCCGAACGCGACCTCTCTGTGCCCGCCGTCAACGGGTTCGAGGCCCTCGAGGGTCGGGGCGTCCGGGCGACGGTCGAACCCGAGGCGGTGCCGGCCGTCGCGTCCGGCGGGGACGGCTCGAGCGAGCGCGAGCCTGCGAACGGCGCCACCGCAAGCGACGGCCACACCGTCGCCGTCGGCGGCCCGAACCTCCTCCGGCACCTCGAGGTCGAACCCGGCCCCGGCCTCGAGCGATTCGCCGACGAAGCGGGATCGCGCGGCGAGGGCGTCGTCTACGTGCTCCGCGACGAGCGGGTCGTCGGCGCCGTCGCGCTGGCGGACGTGATCCGCGAGGCGAGCTACGAGGCGATCGAGGCGCTCCACGAGATGGGTGTCGCGGTCGCGATGCTGACCGGCGACGACGCCGACGTCGCCCACAGCGTCGCCGACGATCTCGGCATCGACACCGTCTTCGCGGAGGTGCTGCCCGAGGACAAGGACGAGAAGATACAGGAGCTACAGGAGCGGGGCCACCTCGTCGCGATGGTCGGCGACGGAGTCAACGACGCGCCCGCGCTCACGCGCGCCGACGTGGGGATTGCCATCGGTTCCGGGACGGACGTCGCCGTCGAGTCAGCCGGTGTCGTGCTCGTGGAGAACGATCCGCGCGACGTCGCCCGGCTCGTTCGACTGAGCAGAAAGAGCTACCGGAAGATGCAGGAGAACATCGCCTGGGCGGCCGGCTACAACGTGTTCGCGCTGCCGCTGGCCGCCGGCATCCTGGCGCCGGTCGGAATCGTGCTCTCGCCCGCGGTCGGCGCGATCCTCATGTCCGCGAGCACGGTGATCGTCGCGATCAACGCGCAGTTGCTGCGGCGGGTCGATCTCTCGGTGTGA
- the hisG gene encoding ATP phosphoribosyltransferase codes for MRIAVPNKGRLHEPTIDLLERAGLHLENGADRKLYADTVDPDVSVLFARAADIPEYVADGAADLGITGYDQVCEARVDNVSELLDLEFGRCRLVLAAPEDGDIESVADLEGGTVATEFPNITADFFADAGVDPDIVEVSGATELTPHVEMADAIVDITSTGTTLKMNRLAVIEEVLASSVRLFGREDVLEDPKVEEVRTALASVKQAEGKRYLMMNVPEGKIEAVRDVIPGMGGPTVMDIADENGEDGKVAVHAVVDERDVFETITEVKKAGAGDILVTEIERLIE; via the coding sequence ATGCGAATCGCCGTTCCCAACAAGGGCCGCCTGCACGAGCCGACGATCGACCTCTTAGAGCGGGCGGGGCTCCACCTCGAGAACGGTGCCGACCGGAAACTCTACGCCGACACCGTCGACCCCGACGTCTCCGTTCTGTTCGCCCGCGCGGCGGACATTCCGGAGTACGTCGCCGACGGCGCGGCCGACCTCGGCATCACGGGCTACGATCAGGTCTGCGAGGCCCGCGTCGACAACGTCTCCGAACTACTGGATCTGGAGTTCGGCCGCTGCCGACTCGTCCTCGCCGCGCCCGAGGACGGCGACATCGAGTCCGTCGCGGACCTCGAGGGCGGCACCGTCGCCACCGAGTTCCCGAACATCACCGCGGATTTCTTCGCCGACGCCGGCGTCGACCCCGACATCGTCGAGGTCTCGGGCGCGACGGAACTGACTCCACACGTCGAGATGGCCGACGCCATCGTCGACATCACGAGCACCGGGACGACGCTGAAGATGAACCGACTGGCCGTCATCGAAGAGGTGCTCGCGAGTTCCGTCCGGCTGTTCGGGCGCGAGGACGTCCTCGAGGACCCGAAGGTCGAGGAGGTTCGGACCGCGCTGGCGTCGGTCAAGCAGGCCGAGGGGAAGCGCTACCTGATGATGAACGTCCCCGAAGGGAAAATCGAGGCCGTCCGCGACGTGATTCCGGGAATGGGCGGCCCGACGGTGATGGACATCGCCGACGAGAACGGCGAGGACGGCAAGGTTGCGGTCCACGCGGTCGTCGACGAGCGCGACGTCTTCGAGACGATCACCGAGGTGAAGAAGGCGGGCGCCGGCGATATTCTGGTGACCGAAATCGAGCGGCTGATCGAGTAA
- a CDS encoding DUF7344 domain-containing protein has translation MTTHSDRRQAGSNTTVPRGAVLGNARPPTSVQRRRALESDRRRAVLRRLLDADEDERLSVRTLAGVLADAEDDPTVVTTLLELRQRIYVSLCRTHLPLLESCGLVAYDRERGVVSRGRDLPAIESDLEDDPVDGTAPVEPA, from the coding sequence ATGACGACTCACTCGGATCGACGCCAGGCGGGATCGAACACCACCGTTCCTCGCGGAGCGGTCCTCGGTAACGCCCGGCCGCCCACGTCCGTCCAGCGCCGTCGGGCACTCGAGAGCGACCGGCGGCGAGCGGTACTCCGGCGACTGCTCGACGCCGACGAAGACGAGCGGCTCTCCGTGCGGACGCTCGCGGGCGTTCTCGCCGACGCCGAGGACGACCCGACGGTCGTCACGACGCTGCTGGAACTGCGCCAGCGCATCTACGTCTCGCTGTGCCGGACCCACCTGCCGCTGCTCGAGTCGTGCGGACTCGTCGCCTACGATCGGGAGCGGGGCGTCGTCTCGCGCGGGAGAGATCTCCCCGCGATCGAGTCCGACCTCGAGGACGACCCGGTCGACGGGACCGCACCGGTCGAGCCCGCGTAA
- a CDS encoding MarR family transcriptional regulator codes for MVHCPERALLSVLDERGPTRVTALATELETHPITITQYCDDLQSDGYVYRVSADVYAITEAGRERLASLAE; via the coding sequence ATGGTTCATTGCCCGGAGCGAGCGCTGCTGTCCGTACTCGACGAACGGGGGCCGACGAGAGTGACGGCGCTCGCGACCGAACTCGAGACCCATCCGATCACGATCACCCAGTACTGCGACGACCTCCAGTCCGACGGCTACGTCTACCGCGTATCGGCCGACGTCTACGCCATCACCGAAGCCGGACGCGAACGGCTGGCATCGCTCGCGGAGTGA
- a CDS encoding potassium channel family protein yields MQPLFLIAGLVLLVATTVDIIWTTLWVDGGSGPLSGRLTTVVWHGLRRVSNDHSRVLSIAGPLILVLTLVMWIGLLWLGWTLVFASSPIALISTRTGAPADWPGRFYYVAYTMFTDGNGDYTPTGDVWEIASSFTTATGMAYVTLGISYIIAVIGAVSEKRSFASDVTGLGERSEAFVRTSWAGEDERFRGLELPLESLSSDLSLLADQHKSYPILHYYHSERGKRASAMAVPIFDEALTIYEYGMPDDEGPNQTLVEDARSSVQSYLDTLDTAFIDPAGEVPPEPDLERLREDGIPTVSEEAFADALEDHTERRRKLLGVVKADAWHWPPIED; encoded by the coding sequence ATGCAACCGCTGTTCCTCATTGCGGGACTCGTACTGCTCGTTGCGACGACCGTGGACATCATCTGGACGACGCTCTGGGTCGACGGCGGCTCCGGGCCGCTCTCGGGCCGGCTGACGACGGTCGTCTGGCACGGCCTGCGCCGCGTCAGTAACGACCACTCGCGGGTACTCAGCATCGCCGGGCCGCTCATCCTCGTGCTGACGCTCGTGATGTGGATCGGGCTGCTCTGGCTCGGCTGGACGCTCGTGTTCGCCAGCAGCCCGATCGCGCTCATCAGTACGCGAACCGGCGCGCCGGCCGACTGGCCGGGCCGGTTCTACTACGTCGCGTACACGATGTTCACCGACGGCAACGGCGACTACACGCCGACCGGGGACGTCTGGGAGATCGCCAGTTCGTTCACGACGGCGACGGGGATGGCCTACGTTACCCTCGGGATCTCCTACATCATCGCGGTGATCGGCGCGGTGTCGGAAAAGCGCTCGTTCGCCAGCGACGTCACCGGCCTCGGCGAGCGCAGCGAGGCGTTCGTCCGGACGAGCTGGGCCGGCGAAGACGAGCGGTTCCGCGGCCTCGAGTTGCCCCTCGAGTCGCTCTCGTCGGATCTGTCCCTGCTCGCGGACCAGCACAAGTCCTACCCCATCCTCCACTACTACCACAGCGAGCGCGGGAAGCGAGCGTCGGCGATGGCCGTCCCCATCTTCGACGAGGCGCTGACGATCTACGAGTACGGCATGCCCGACGACGAAGGGCCGAATCAGACGCTCGTCGAGGACGCCCGCTCGAGCGTCCAGAGCTACCTCGACACGCTCGATACCGCCTTCATCGACCCCGCCGGCGAGGTGCCGCCCGAGCCGGATCTCGAACGACTTCGCGAGGACGGGATTCCGACCGTCTCGGAGGAGGCGTTCGCCGACGCGCTCGAGGACCACACCGAGCGCCGCCGGAAACTGCTGGGCGTCGTGAAGGCCGACGCGTGGCACTGGCCGCCGATCGAGGACTGA
- a CDS encoding TATA-box-binding protein has product MTDPKDTINIENVVASTGIGQELDLQSVAMDLEGADYDPEQFPGLVYRTQNPKSAALIFRSGKIVCTGAKSTDDVHESLRIVFDKLRELQIQVNEDPEIVVQNIVTSADLGRNLNLNAIAIGLGLENIEYEPEQFPGLVYRLDDPEVVALLFGSGKLVITGGKKPEDAEHAVDKIVSRLEDLGLLE; this is encoded by the coding sequence ATGACGGATCCGAAGGACACCATCAACATCGAAAACGTGGTGGCGTCGACCGGTATCGGCCAGGAACTCGACCTCCAGAGCGTCGCGATGGACCTCGAGGGGGCCGACTACGACCCCGAGCAGTTCCCCGGGCTGGTCTACCGAACGCAAAACCCCAAATCCGCCGCACTGATCTTCCGGTCGGGGAAGATCGTCTGTACCGGCGCGAAGAGCACCGACGACGTTCACGAGAGCCTGCGTATCGTCTTCGACAAGCTCCGTGAACTCCAGATTCAGGTCAACGAGGACCCCGAGATCGTCGTCCAGAACATCGTTACCTCGGCCGACCTCGGCCGCAACCTCAACCTGAACGCGATCGCGATCGGCCTCGGACTCGAGAACATCGAGTACGAGCCCGAGCAGTTCCCGGGACTGGTCTACCGCCTCGACGACCCCGAGGTCGTCGCCCTGCTGTTCGGTTCGGGCAAGCTCGTCATCACCGGCGGCAAGAAGCCCGAAGACGCCGAACACGCCGTCGACAAGATCGTCTCCCGACTCGAGGACCTCGGCCTGCTCGAGTAA
- a CDS encoding THUMP domain-containing protein, which yields MYLLELGGEDDAFAACEAKSAATDVRRIAPGLAVARGIVPERVRGLAYTHRASELLGRTDADLESAQALLEAASIDRDRDATVAVRATDVHGATGISTERAERELGQVLVDRGFSVDLEDPDHLLRVAFSDGRLEEPMNAAGEPAARDEADARGGDRAAVCALGWLEAESVRDFGTRAPTDKPFFQPGSMDPLLARAVANVAGARPGRTILDPMCGTGGVLVEAGLVGADVIGTDAQWKMANGARTNLEHFLDTDAPSPTGVDRGAWHVGRGDATRLPLADDAVDGVVFDAPYGRQSKIDTHRLEDLVAGALAEARRVGSRAVVVADRSWRTEARAAGWELVASFERRVHRSLTRYVLVLE from the coding sequence GTGTATCTGCTCGAGCTCGGCGGCGAGGACGACGCGTTCGCGGCTTGCGAGGCGAAAAGCGCCGCGACCGACGTCCGGCGGATTGCGCCCGGCCTGGCCGTCGCGCGCGGCATCGTCCCCGAGCGCGTCCGCGGCCTCGCGTACACTCACCGCGCGAGCGAGCTTCTCGGCCGAACCGACGCGGATCTCGAGAGCGCGCAGGCATTGCTCGAGGCTGCGTCGATCGATCGGGATCGCGACGCGACGGTCGCAGTCCGAGCGACCGACGTCCACGGCGCGACCGGCATTAGCACCGAGCGGGCCGAACGGGAACTCGGCCAGGTGCTGGTCGATCGAGGCTTTTCGGTCGATCTCGAGGATCCCGACCACCTCCTGCGGGTCGCCTTTTCGGACGGGCGGCTCGAGGAACCGATGAACGCCGCGGGCGAACCCGCCGCACGCGACGAAGCCGACGCTCGAGGCGGCGACCGCGCCGCGGTCTGTGCGCTGGGCTGGCTCGAGGCCGAGAGCGTCCGCGACTTCGGCACTCGCGCGCCGACGGACAAACCCTTCTTCCAGCCCGGCAGCATGGACCCGCTGCTGGCCCGCGCGGTCGCGAACGTCGCGGGCGCGCGCCCCGGGCGCACGATACTGGACCCCATGTGCGGCACCGGCGGCGTCCTCGTCGAGGCCGGCCTCGTCGGCGCGGACGTGATCGGCACCGACGCCCAGTGGAAGATGGCCAACGGGGCGCGGACGAATCTCGAGCACTTCCTCGATACGGACGCCCCGTCGCCAACGGGCGTCGACCGCGGTGCGTGGCACGTCGGCCGCGGTGACGCCACCCGCCTGCCGCTCGCCGACGACGCGGTCGACGGCGTCGTCTTCGACGCGCCCTACGGCCGCCAGTCGAAGATCGACACCCACCGCCTCGAGGACTTAGTCGCCGGCGCGCTCGCCGAGGCCCGCCGCGTCGGCTCCCGGGCCGTCGTCGTCGCCGATCGGTCGTGGCGGACCGAGGCTCGGGCCGCTGGCTGGGAACTCGTCGCGTCGTTCGAACGGCGCGTCCACCGGTCGCTGACGCGGTACGTGCTGGTGCTCGAGTAA
- a CDS encoding acyl-CoA thioesterase, translating to MPNVLETRITNRFRVQPNHANNNNTLHGGNLMKWLDEVSAMSAMRFAGETCVTAQVNELDFERPIRIGDTALVEAYVYDEGRTSVHVALRAWREEPRSGETEKTTESSFTFVAIDADGKPVPVPDLTVESDEGARLRERALEADY from the coding sequence ATGCCGAACGTCCTCGAGACGCGCATCACGAATCGCTTTCGCGTCCAGCCGAACCACGCGAACAACAATAATACGCTCCACGGCGGCAACCTGATGAAGTGGCTCGACGAGGTGAGCGCGATGTCGGCGATGCGCTTCGCCGGCGAGACCTGCGTCACCGCGCAGGTGAACGAACTCGACTTCGAGCGGCCGATCCGGATCGGCGACACGGCGCTCGTGGAGGCCTACGTCTACGACGAGGGCCGGACCAGCGTTCACGTGGCGCTGCGGGCCTGGCGCGAGGAACCCCGAAGCGGCGAGACGGAGAAAACGACCGAATCGTCGTTCACGTTCGTCGCGATCGACGCGGACGGCAAACCCGTTCCCGTCCCGGACCTGACGGTCGAGAGTGACGAAGGTGCGCGGCTTCGAGAGCGCGCGCTCGAGGCCGATTACTGA